The Solibacillus sp. FSL R7-0682 genome includes a window with the following:
- a CDS encoding metal ABC transporter ATP-binding protein, translating into MKKTLIELKNVSFQYEYTQVLKNISLKVEEGDFLALLGQNGSGKSTLLKLILGLLKPMSGEIYLFGEQASQFNHREWIGYVSQKSNAFNSGFPATVEEVVKSGLTKKAGLFKRLPKDADVLVRRALADVGMEQYAKRNIGQLSGGQQQRVFIARALVAQPKLLILDEPTVGIDHENVQAFYDMLAHLNAHHNMTLILVTHDVDTVSDRVSHVACLNQTIHFHGFKNDFDTISEEQRASWYGHSVRKIH; encoded by the coding sequence ATGAAAAAAACGTTAATTGAACTAAAAAATGTGTCATTTCAATATGAATATACGCAAGTACTGAAAAATATTTCATTGAAAGTCGAAGAAGGAGATTTTCTAGCACTTTTAGGGCAAAATGGTTCTGGAAAATCGACACTATTAAAGTTGATTTTAGGGCTGTTAAAGCCCATGTCAGGTGAAATTTACTTATTTGGTGAACAGGCAAGTCAATTCAACCATCGTGAATGGATTGGTTATGTGTCACAAAAATCCAATGCCTTTAACTCAGGCTTTCCTGCAACGGTTGAAGAAGTGGTGAAAAGCGGCTTAACAAAAAAGGCTGGACTATTTAAAAGATTACCAAAAGATGCAGATGTATTAGTTAGACGTGCTTTAGCGGATGTTGGTATGGAACAGTATGCAAAACGTAATATAGGACAATTATCTGGTGGTCAACAGCAGCGTGTATTTATTGCCAGAGCATTAGTTGCACAACCTAAATTACTTATTTTAGATGAGCCAACAGTTGGGATTGATCACGAAAATGTGCAAGCATTTTATGATATGCTCGCACACTTAAATGCGCACCATAATATGACATTAATTTTAGTAACACATGATGTGGATACGGTATCGGATCGAGTGAGCCATGTTGCTTGTTTAAATCAAACGATCCATTTCCATGGCTTTAAAAATGATTTTGATACGATTTCTGAAGAGCAGCGGGCAAGCTGGTACGGTCATTCTGTTCGAAAGATTCATTAA